A single Penaeus vannamei isolate JL-2024 chromosome 22, ASM4276789v1, whole genome shotgun sequence DNA region contains:
- the LOC113822002 gene encoding monocarboxylate transporter 12-B — MGLSKATFIDERKNAGIVNVSYKSDEDEFTKAETEIEDDKKKEHVNGRVRDEDIKTENGNVREGKGEEEKEEEDEDAVPDGGWGWVVTFGCIIIAIAINFAGPCFGILFSGFLLELGTSSTNVAWIFNLRSFISNISALFLDPLVAEWGWRKVGLVSSLLLSLGFAVSSFANSALYLLCSYSILTGIGCGWMMGTIFSMIPHYFKRRLGIANGLMHGGICVGQMAGPPMITYLQEQYGFSGSTLIMGAILLNGCVGAAVLHPVEWHMKARNKGKTDERKTKKARKAPDAQTHPCTTVSRVFTTIFTNLKLLKSPRVLIITVASSLNMTTYLNFLMFAPFALQTSGLSLEETSWCMSVSGFCMLVARLVVSSLTDLPGLSKRGCYMAGTATVFVTTIAFTFVQGLTWASVVIGVWAAGVGAFMSLHNLIMVEYVGLDKLVPTLGICGVFSGLSSVVIGPVIGVIRDVSQSYAVSMWALSGCFAVALLLWLLMPLAVAYDQRREGKQTESPS, encoded by the exons ATGGGTTTATCCAAAGCGACGTTTATAGACGAACGCAAAAACGCCGGAATAGTTAACGTGTCTTATAAAAGCGACGAAGACGAATTCACGAAAGcggaaacagaaatagaagacGATAAGAAAAAGGAACACGTAAATGGGAGAGTAAGAGACGAAGATATTAAAACGGAGAATGGGAACgttagagaaggaaagggagaggaggagaaagaagaagaagacgaagacgcgGTTCCCGACGGCGGCTGGGGCTGGGTCGTCACCTTCGGCTGTATCATCATTGCG ATCGCCATCAACTTCGCCGGCCCCTGCTTCGGCATCCTGTTCTCGGGGTTCCTCCTCGAGCTCGGGACGTCCTCGACCAACGTGGCCTGGATCTTCAACTTGAGGTCGTTCATCAGCAACATCTCGGCCTTGTTCCTCGACCCCCTGGTGGCCGAGTGGGGCTGGAGGAAGGTCGGCCTCGTCTCGAGTCTCCTGCTGTCCCTCGGCTTCGCTGTCTCGAGCTTCGCCAACTCGGCTCTCTATCTGCTGTGCTCTTACTCCATACTCACGG GTATTGGCTGCGGGTGGATGATGGGCACAATCTTCTCAATGATCCCACACTACTTCAAACGCAGGCTGGGCATCGCGAATGGCCTCATGCACGGAGGCATCTGCGTGGGGCAGATGGCGGGACCTCCAATGATCACTTATTTGCAAGAGCAATATGGCTTTTCCGGAAGCACTCTCATCATGGGAGCCATCTTGTTAAACGGTTGCGTCGGGGCGGCCGTCCTGCACCCCGTGGAGTGGCACATGAAGGCCAGAAACAAGGGAAAAACTgacgaaaggaagacgaagaaggcgaggaaggccCCCGACGCACAGACTCACCCGTGCACCACCGTTTCCCGCGTTTTCACCACGATATTCACCAACCTGAAACTCCTAAAGTCCCCCCGCGTGCTAATCATCACCGTGGCTTCTTCGCTGAACATGACGACGTACCTGAACTTCCTGATGTTCGCGCCCTTCGCCCTGCAGACGTCCGGGCTCAGCCTGGAGGAGACGTCGTGGTGCATGTCCGTGTCTGGCTTCTGCATGCTGGTGGCGCGCCTGGTCGTGTCCTCGCTGACGGACCTGCCCGGGCTCAGCAAGCGCGGCTGCTACATGGCCGGCACCGCCACCGTCTTTGTGACTACGATTG CCTTCACCTTCGTGCAGGGTCTGACGTGGGCGTCGGTCGTGATCGGcgtgtgggcggcgggcgtgggcgccTTCATGAGCCTGCACAACCTCATCATGGTGGAGTACGTCGGCCTAGACAAACTCGTGCCGACGCTGGGCATCTGCGGGGTCTTCAGCGGCCTTTCCTCGGTCGTCATCGGGCCGGTGATAG GCGTGATCCGCGACGTGAGCCAGAGCTACGCCGTGAGCATGTGGGCGCTGTCCGGCTGCTTCGCCGTCGCTCTCCTGCTGTGGCTCCTCATGCCCCTCGCCGTGGCCTACGAccagcggagggaagggaagcagacGGAATCGCCCTCTTAA